A stretch of the Haliaeetus albicilla chromosome 17, bHalAlb1.1, whole genome shotgun sequence genome encodes the following:
- the MTRES1 gene encoding mitochondrial transcription rescue factor 1 isoform X1, with translation MWSERGRRNVKEGYTMTGFRLPITAFRKLNVWFGLWEKFPSNKLCPSWRRSVFCSCQASTVNYRRCSSFSPVKLCALRLSPEYFSVLSLRNKSNKSSKRSRQTVQEEEEEEDEDEEESDLEDEFENDPNVVKDYKDLEKVVQSLRYDVIMKAGLDIARNKVEDAFYNNELRLNGEKLWKKSRTVKVGDTLDFIVGEDKETGTAVVMRVVLKKVSNKTESEKYKVILRRWKNLKVPKQDVLK, from the exons ATGTGGAGCGAAAGAGGGAGACGTAATGTGAAGGAAG ggTATACTATGACTGGCTTCAGACTCCCCATCACTGCTTTTAGAAAACTAAATGTCTGGTTTGGACTGTGGGAGAAATTCCCTTCTAATAAACTATGTCCCTCTTGGAGGAGAAGCGTATTCTGTAGCTGTCAAGCAAGCACAGTAAACTACAGAAGATGTTCCAGCTTTTCCCCAGTAAAACTCTGTGCGCTAAGACTTTCTCCAGAGTATTTCTCAGTACTTTCTCTGCGGAACAAAAGTAACAAAAGCTCTAAAAGGAGCAGACAAACCGTacaggaagaagaggaagaagaggatgaagatgaagagGAGAGCGATTTGGAAGATGAATTTGAAAATGACCCCAATGTAGTAAAAGATTACAAAGATCTTGAAAAAGTAGTGCAGTCTCTTCGATATGATGTGATCATGAAAGCTGGTCTAGACATTGCAAGGAA taaagTAGAAGATGCATTCTACAATAATGAACTCAGGCTGAATGGAGAAAAACTATGGAAGAAAAGTAGAACt GTGAAAGTTGGTGACACGCTGGATTTCATAGTAGGTGAAGATAAAGAAACAGGAACTGCTGTAGTTATGCGGGTAGTCTTAAAAAAAGTATCTAACaaaactgaaagtgaaaaatacaaagtaatTTTGAGGCGCTGGAAAAACTTAAAAGTGCCCAAACAGGATGTACTTAAGTAA
- the MTRES1 gene encoding mitochondrial transcription rescue factor 1 isoform X2, which translates to MTGFRLPITAFRKLNVWFGLWEKFPSNKLCPSWRRSVFCSCQASTVNYRRCSSFSPVKLCALRLSPEYFSVLSLRNKSNKSSKRSRQTVQEEEEEEDEDEEESDLEDEFENDPNVVKDYKDLEKVVQSLRYDVIMKAGLDIARNKVEDAFYNNELRLNGEKLWKKSRTVKVGDTLDFIVGEDKETGTAVVMRVVLKKVSNKTESEKYKVILRRWKNLKVPKQDVLK; encoded by the exons ATGACTGGCTTCAGACTCCCCATCACTGCTTTTAGAAAACTAAATGTCTGGTTTGGACTGTGGGAGAAATTCCCTTCTAATAAACTATGTCCCTCTTGGAGGAGAAGCGTATTCTGTAGCTGTCAAGCAAGCACAGTAAACTACAGAAGATGTTCCAGCTTTTCCCCAGTAAAACTCTGTGCGCTAAGACTTTCTCCAGAGTATTTCTCAGTACTTTCTCTGCGGAACAAAAGTAACAAAAGCTCTAAAAGGAGCAGACAAACCGTacaggaagaagaggaagaagaggatgaagatgaagagGAGAGCGATTTGGAAGATGAATTTGAAAATGACCCCAATGTAGTAAAAGATTACAAAGATCTTGAAAAAGTAGTGCAGTCTCTTCGATATGATGTGATCATGAAAGCTGGTCTAGACATTGCAAGGAA taaagTAGAAGATGCATTCTACAATAATGAACTCAGGCTGAATGGAGAAAAACTATGGAAGAAAAGTAGAACt GTGAAAGTTGGTGACACGCTGGATTTCATAGTAGGTGAAGATAAAGAAACAGGAACTGCTGTAGTTATGCGGGTAGTCTTAAAAAAAGTATCTAACaaaactgaaagtgaaaaatacaaagtaatTTTGAGGCGCTGGAAAAACTTAAAAGTGCCCAAACAGGATGTACTTAAGTAA